From one Streptomyces sp. ICC1 genomic stretch:
- a CDS encoding FdhF/YdeP family oxidoreductase has protein sequence MATKPPVGDPVQDAPQVTPPQHAAAGLPAIVHTMKVAQQQMGLARTARTLLKVNQKDGFDCPGCAWPEGDKRHTAEFCENGAKAVAEEATLRRVTPAFFAAHPLADLAARSGYWLGQQGRITEPMYLPPGGDRYEAVSWERAFEIIAQELGALGSPDEALFYTSGRTSNEAAFLFQLFVREFGTNNLPDCSNMCHESSGSALNETIGIGKGSVSLEDLHQADLIIVAGQNPGTNHPRMLTALEQAKSAGAKIISVNPLPEAGMERFKNPQNPFGMLKGTPLNDLFLQIRIGGDQALFRLLNKLVLEADGATDEEFIREHTHGYEEFAAAAKEADWAETLTATGLTRPEIERALAMVLASKRTIVCWAMGLTQHKHSVATIREVVNLLLLRGDIGRPGAGVCPVRGHSNVQGDRTMGIFERPAPAFLDALDKEFGITSPRAHGFDVVRSIEALRDGEAKVLFAMGGNFVGATPDTEVTEAAIRRASLTVHVSTKLNRSHAVTGRRALILPTLGRTDKDLQAAAPGKKGTARFVTVEDSMGMVHASRGNLAPASPHLLSEPAIVARMARAVLGEASTTPWEEFERDYAAIRDRISRVVPGFEDFNTRIAHPGGFRLPHAPRDERRFPTKTGKANFTAAPVEYPRVPAGRLLLQTLRSHDQYNTTIYGLDDRYRGITGGRRIVMVNPQDAAELGLADGSYTDLVGEWHDGVERRAPGFRVVHYPTARGCAAAYYPETNVLVPLDSTADTSNTPASKSVVVRFEPA, from the coding sequence ATGGCGACCAAGCCGCCCGTAGGGGATCCCGTACAGGACGCACCCCAGGTGACGCCCCCCCAGCACGCGGCCGCGGGCCTGCCCGCCATCGTCCACACCATGAAGGTCGCGCAGCAGCAGATGGGCCTGGCCCGCACGGCCCGCACCCTCCTCAAGGTCAACCAGAAGGACGGCTTCGACTGCCCCGGCTGCGCCTGGCCCGAGGGCGACAAGCGGCACACCGCCGAATTCTGCGAGAACGGCGCCAAGGCCGTCGCGGAGGAGGCCACGCTGCGCCGGGTCACCCCCGCGTTCTTCGCCGCGCACCCGCTCGCCGATCTCGCCGCCCGCTCCGGCTACTGGCTGGGCCAGCAGGGCCGGATCACCGAGCCGATGTACCTGCCGCCGGGCGGCGACCGGTACGAGGCCGTGAGCTGGGAGCGGGCCTTCGAGATCATCGCGCAGGAGCTGGGGGCGCTCGGCTCCCCGGACGAGGCCCTCTTCTACACCTCGGGCCGCACCAGCAACGAGGCGGCCTTCCTCTTCCAGCTCTTCGTCCGCGAGTTCGGCACCAACAACCTCCCCGACTGCTCGAACATGTGCCACGAGTCCTCGGGCTCCGCGCTGAACGAGACGATCGGCATCGGCAAGGGCAGCGTCTCCCTCGAAGACCTCCACCAGGCCGACCTGATCATCGTCGCCGGCCAGAACCCGGGCACCAACCACCCGCGCATGCTGACCGCGCTGGAACAGGCCAAATCCGCCGGCGCGAAGATCATCTCGGTGAATCCGCTGCCCGAGGCCGGCATGGAGCGGTTCAAGAACCCGCAGAACCCCTTCGGCATGCTCAAGGGCACCCCCCTCAACGACCTCTTCCTCCAGATCCGCATCGGCGGCGACCAGGCCCTCTTCCGCCTCCTGAACAAGCTCGTCCTGGAGGCCGACGGCGCCACCGACGAGGAGTTCATCCGCGAGCACACCCACGGGTACGAGGAATTCGCGGCCGCCGCCAAGGAAGCCGACTGGGCCGAGACCCTCACCGCCACCGGCCTGACCCGCCCCGAGATCGAGCGCGCCCTGGCCATGGTCCTGGCCTCGAAGCGCACCATCGTCTGCTGGGCCATGGGCCTGACCCAGCACAAGCACTCCGTCGCCACCATCCGCGAAGTGGTCAACCTGCTGCTCCTGCGCGGCGACATCGGCCGCCCCGGCGCCGGCGTCTGCCCCGTGCGCGGCCACTCCAACGTCCAGGGCGACCGCACCATGGGCATCTTCGAACGCCCCGCGCCCGCCTTCCTCGACGCCCTCGACAAGGAATTCGGCATCACCTCGCCCCGCGCGCACGGCTTCGACGTCGTCCGCTCCATCGAGGCCCTGCGCGACGGCGAGGCCAAGGTGCTCTTCGCCATGGGCGGCAACTTCGTCGGCGCCACCCCCGACACCGAGGTCACCGAGGCCGCGATCCGCCGCGCCTCCCTGACCGTGCACGTCTCCACCAAGCTCAACCGCTCCCACGCGGTCACCGGCCGGCGCGCCCTGATCCTGCCCACCCTCGGCCGCACCGACAAGGACCTCCAGGCCGCCGCCCCCGGCAAAAAGGGCACAGCGCGGTTCGTCACCGTCGAGGACTCCATGGGCATGGTCCACGCCTCCCGCGGCAACCTCGCCCCCGCCTCCCCCCACCTGCTCTCCGAACCCGCGATCGTGGCCCGCATGGCCCGCGCCGTCCTCGGCGAGGCCTCCACGACCCCCTGGGAGGAGTTCGAGCGGGACTACGCCGCCATCCGCGACCGGATCTCCCGCGTCGTCCCCGGCTTCGAGGACTTCAACACCCGCATCGCCCACCCGGGCGGCTTCCGGCTGCCACACGCCCCGCGCGACGAACGCCGCTTCCCCACCAAGACCGGCAAGGCCAACTTCACCGCCGCCCCCGTGGAGTACCCGCGCGTCCCCGCGGGCCGCCTCCTGCTGCAGACCCTGCGCAGCCACGACCAGTACAACACCACCATCTACGGCCTCGACGACCGCTACCGCGGCATCACCGGCGGCCGCCGCATCGTCATGGTCAACCCCCAGGACGCCGCCGAGCTCGGCCTCGCCGACGGCTCCTACACCGACCTCGTCGGCGAATGGCACGACGGCGTAGAGCGGCGCGCCCCCGGCTTCCGCGTCGTGCACTACCCGACCGCCCGCGGCTGCGCCGCCGCCTACTACCCCGAGACCAACGTCCTCGTACCGCTCGACTCCACCGCCGACACCAGCAATACCCCGGCGAGCAAGTCCGTCGTCGTGCGCTTCGAGCCGGCCTGA
- a CDS encoding hotdog fold thioesterase codes for MGEQQGEQHAVKFPQEVLDEYTALGIDLPSLFSAGDLGKRMDIRILEASAERVVATMPVEGNTQPYGLLHGGASAVLAETIGSVGAMMHGGSTKIAVGVDLNCTHHRGARSGLVTGVASPVHRGRTTATYEVVITDEQDRRVCTARLTCLLRDLNPQQDGNN; via the coding sequence ATGGGCGAGCAGCAGGGCGAGCAGCACGCGGTGAAGTTCCCGCAGGAGGTCCTCGACGAGTACACGGCCCTGGGCATCGACCTGCCCTCGCTCTTCTCGGCGGGCGACCTCGGCAAGCGGATGGACATCCGGATCCTCGAAGCGTCCGCCGAGCGCGTCGTCGCCACCATGCCCGTCGAGGGCAACACCCAGCCGTACGGACTCCTGCACGGCGGAGCCTCCGCCGTCCTCGCCGAGACCATCGGCTCGGTCGGCGCGATGATGCACGGCGGCAGCACCAAGATCGCCGTCGGCGTCGACCTGAACTGCACCCACCACCGCGGCGCACGGTCCGGCCTGGTCACCGGCGTCGCCTCCCCCGTACACCGGGGCCGCACCACCGCCACCTACGAGGTCGTCATCACCGACGAGCAGGACCGCCGGGTCTGCACCGCCCGCCTCACCTGCCTCCTGCGCGACCTGAACCCGCAACAGGACGGCAACAACTAG
- a CDS encoding DUF4184 family protein — MPFTLSHAAAVLPGLRRTGRARGPLVASALVLGSFAPDTFYFADTIVSGLRPYGTFTHSLAGVVTADAVLTAVLAACWLLLREPLIALLPRGRRGRVHAFVRGEEWRGRRLPALALWFYLSAVAGSLTHVVWDSFTHIDRFGTRTLPELGEPLAFGLPLYSYLQYGTSALAACALLWFTATALRRLPDSPAPASVPVLGRAEVWGALALVLVCVAVGVTMRVLRFFTFFDRIRTPLDIIPTVCFGAGGGLAVALLLYGVLVRLRHRRGPGLPDEAGNTAGNTAEDKDEETRTPVPA; from the coding sequence ATGCCGTTCACTCTCAGCCACGCGGCCGCCGTGCTTCCGGGCCTCCGCAGGACCGGGCGTGCGCGCGGCCCCCTCGTCGCCTCCGCCCTGGTCCTCGGGTCGTTCGCCCCGGACACCTTCTACTTCGCGGACACGATCGTCTCGGGGCTCAGGCCGTACGGCACCTTCACGCACTCCCTGGCAGGCGTCGTGACGGCCGACGCGGTGCTGACGGCCGTCCTCGCGGCGTGCTGGCTGCTGCTGCGCGAACCCCTGATCGCGCTCCTGCCGCGCGGCCGGCGGGGCCGGGTGCACGCCTTCGTCCGGGGCGAGGAGTGGCGCGGGCGCCGACTGCCCGCGCTGGCCCTGTGGTTCTACCTCTCGGCGGTCGCCGGATCCCTCACGCACGTGGTGTGGGACAGTTTCACGCACATCGACCGCTTCGGGACGCGCACGCTCCCGGAGCTGGGCGAACCGCTCGCCTTCGGCCTGCCGCTCTACTCGTACCTGCAGTACGGAACTTCGGCGCTCGCGGCGTGCGCGCTGCTGTGGTTCACGGCGACCGCGCTGCGCCGGCTGCCGGACTCGCCGGCCCCCGCGTCCGTCCCGGTCCTCGGCCGGGCCGAGGTGTGGGGGGCGCTCGCCCTGGTCCTGGTGTGCGTGGCGGTCGGGGTCACGATGCGCGTGCTGCGCTTCTTCACCTTCTTCGACCGGATCCGCACGCCGCTCGACATCATCCCGACCGTCTGCTTCGGCGCGGGCGGCGGCCTCGCCGTGGCCCTGCTGCTGTACGGGGTCCTCGTGCGCCTGCGCCACCGGCGGGGCCCCGGCCTCCCGGACGAGGCCGGGAACACGGCCGGGAACACGGCCGAGGACAAGGACGAGGAGACGCGAACGCCCGTCCCCGCTTAG
- the polA gene encoding DNA polymerase I, translated as MADSASKKTDQPTAADRPRLMLMDGHSLAYRAFFALPAENFTTATGQPTNAIYGFASMLANTLRDEAPTHFAVAFDVSRKTWRSAEFPEYKANRSKTPDEFKGQVELIGELLDTMNVPRFAVDGFEADDVIATLATQAEALGFDVLIVTGDRDSFQLVSEHTTVLYPTKGVSELTRFTPEKVEEKYGLTPQQYPDFAALRGDPSDNLPGIPGVGEKTAAKWITQFGSFAELVERAEEVKGKAGQNFRDHLDAVKLNRVLTEMVKDVALPKTPADLARVAYDRSAMLGVLDVLEIRNASLRERLLAVDPGAAEEQAPAPAAAAVELDGSVLGAGELAPWLEAHAGAPLGISTVDSWALGSGNVSEIALASAGGAAAWFEPSALDEADDRAFAAWAADASKPKVVHNAKGLMRVFPEHGWTLAGVAMDTALAAYLVKPGRRSFALDVLSQEYLHRELAPAAADGQLAFGADDTAEAEALMAQARAVLDLGDAFAVKLPEVGATELLHDMELPTSELLARMERAGIAADQGHLEAMEQQFAAAVQQAVKEAHAAVGHEFNLGSPKQLQEVFFGELDLPKTKKTKTGYTTDADALAWLATQTDHELPVIMLRHREQAKLRVTVEGLVKTVAADGRVHTSFSQTVAATGRLSSTDPNLQNVPVRTDEGRAIRRGFVVGEGFESLMTADYSQIELRVMAHLSEDEGLLEAFLSGEDLHTTVASQVFGVERSAVDAEMRRKIKAMSYGLAYGLSAFGLAQQLNIEPGEARGLMETFFERFGGVRDYLGRVVEEARATGYTATILGRRRYLPDLNSDNRQRREAAERMALNAPIQGTAADIVKVAMLRVDKAVAGAGLKSRMLLQVHDEIVLEIAPGEREKVEELVRREMAAAVDLRAPLDVSVGVGPDWESAAH; from the coding sequence GTGGCAGATTCAGCATCGAAGAAGACCGACCAGCCGACCGCAGCGGACCGCCCCCGCCTGATGCTCATGGACGGGCACTCCCTGGCGTACCGGGCGTTCTTCGCGCTACCCGCGGAGAATTTCACGACCGCGACGGGGCAGCCGACCAACGCCATCTACGGGTTCGCGTCGATGCTGGCGAACACGCTGCGCGACGAGGCGCCCACGCACTTCGCGGTGGCGTTCGACGTCTCCCGCAAGACGTGGCGCTCGGCGGAGTTCCCGGAGTACAAGGCGAACCGCTCCAAGACCCCCGACGAGTTCAAGGGGCAGGTCGAACTGATCGGCGAGCTCCTCGACACGATGAACGTGCCGCGGTTCGCGGTCGACGGCTTCGAGGCCGATGACGTGATCGCGACGCTGGCCACGCAGGCCGAGGCCCTCGGGTTCGACGTGCTGATCGTCACCGGCGACCGGGACTCCTTCCAGCTGGTCTCCGAGCACACCACCGTGCTCTACCCGACCAAGGGCGTCTCCGAGCTGACCCGCTTCACCCCGGAGAAGGTCGAGGAGAAGTACGGGCTCACCCCCCAGCAGTACCCGGACTTCGCGGCGCTGCGCGGGGACCCGTCCGACAACCTCCCCGGCATCCCGGGCGTCGGCGAGAAGACCGCCGCCAAGTGGATCACCCAGTTCGGGTCGTTCGCGGAGCTCGTGGAGCGCGCCGAGGAGGTCAAGGGCAAGGCCGGGCAGAACTTCCGCGACCACCTGGACGCCGTGAAGCTCAACCGGGTCCTGACCGAGATGGTCAAGGACGTGGCCCTGCCCAAGACCCCGGCCGACCTGGCCCGCGTCGCCTACGACCGCTCGGCGATGCTCGGCGTCCTGGACGTACTGGAGATCCGCAACGCCTCGCTGCGCGAGCGACTGCTCGCCGTCGACCCGGGCGCGGCCGAGGAGCAGGCCCCGGCCCCGGCGGCGGCCGCCGTCGAGCTGGACGGTTCCGTGCTCGGCGCCGGCGAGCTCGCGCCGTGGCTGGAGGCCCACGCGGGCGCCCCGCTCGGCATCTCCACCGTCGACAGCTGGGCGCTGGGCAGCGGCAACGTCTCCGAGATCGCGCTGGCCTCGGCCGGGGGAGCCGCCGCCTGGTTCGAGCCGTCCGCGCTGGACGAGGCCGACGACCGGGCCTTCGCCGCGTGGGCCGCCGACGCCTCCAAGCCCAAGGTCGTGCACAACGCCAAGGGCCTGATGCGCGTCTTCCCCGAGCACGGCTGGACCCTGGCCGGGGTCGCCATGGACACCGCGCTCGCCGCCTACCTGGTCAAGCCGGGCCGGCGCTCCTTCGCGCTGGACGTGCTGTCCCAGGAGTACCTGCACCGGGAGCTGGCGCCCGCCGCCGCCGACGGGCAGCTCGCCTTCGGCGCCGACGACACCGCCGAGGCGGAGGCCCTGATGGCGCAGGCCCGCGCCGTCCTGGACCTCGGCGACGCCTTCGCGGTCAAGCTGCCCGAGGTGGGCGCAACCGAGCTGCTCCACGACATGGAGCTGCCCACCTCCGAGCTGCTGGCGCGGATGGAGCGGGCGGGCATCGCCGCCGACCAGGGCCACCTCGAGGCGATGGAGCAGCAGTTCGCCGCGGCCGTGCAGCAGGCGGTCAAGGAGGCGCACGCGGCGGTGGGCCACGAGTTCAACCTCGGCTCGCCCAAGCAGCTCCAGGAGGTGTTCTTCGGCGAGCTGGACCTGCCGAAGACGAAGAAGACCAAGACCGGCTACACCACGGACGCCGACGCGCTGGCCTGGCTGGCCACGCAGACCGACCACGAACTGCCCGTGATCATGCTCCGTCACCGGGAGCAGGCCAAACTGCGCGTGACCGTCGAGGGCCTGGTCAAGACGGTCGCCGCCGACGGCCGGGTGCACACCAGCTTCAGCCAGACCGTCGCCGCGACCGGCCGGCTGTCCTCCACCGACCCCAATCTGCAGAACGTGCCGGTGCGCACCGACGAGGGCCGGGCCATCCGCCGCGGCTTCGTCGTCGGCGAGGGCTTCGAGTCCCTCATGACCGCCGACTACAGCCAGATCGAGCTGCGCGTCATGGCGCACCTCTCCGAGGACGAGGGCCTGCTCGAAGCGTTCCTGTCCGGCGAGGACCTGCACACCACGGTCGCCTCCCAGGTGTTCGGGGTCGAGCGGTCCGCGGTCGATGCCGAGATGCGGCGCAAGATCAAGGCCATGTCCTACGGCCTGGCGTACGGGCTCTCCGCCTTCGGCCTCGCCCAGCAGCTGAACATCGAGCCCGGCGAGGCCCGCGGCCTGATGGAGACGTTCTTCGAGCGGTTCGGCGGGGTCCGGGACTATCTGGGCCGCGTCGTCGAGGAAGCCCGCGCCACCGGCTACACGGCGACGATCCTCGGTCGCCGCCGCTACCTGCCGGACCTCAACAGCGACAACCGTCAGCGCCGCGAGGCCGCCGAGCGGATGGCGCTGAACGCGCCGATCCAGGGCACCGCCGCCGACATCGTCAAGGTCGCGATGCTGCGGGTGGACAAGGCGGTCGCCGGGGCCGGCCTGAAGTCGCGGATGCTGCTCCAGGTCCACGACGAAATCGTGCTGGAGATCGCCCCCGGCGAGCGCGAGAAGGTGGAGGAGCTGGTGCGCCGCGAGATGGCCGCCGCCGTCGACCTGCGGGCCCCGCTGGACGTGTCCGTGGGCGTCGGCCCCGACTGGGAGTCCGCCGCGCACTGA